The nucleotide sequence AAGTACTCTGTTAAGAAAATTGGGCATAATATGTTCGATGACCTGCCCCATAAAAACTAGGTCAAATGTTTTAGTTGCCAACTGTTGGCATTGGTCAATCTCTTCAGCTTTGCCATGGAAATAATGGAGAGCACCCCAAGAAAATGAATAATCACGGTCTTGCGGAAATTTTGGCTTCCCCCAATACTGCTCTGAAGGAGGCAAATCAAAGATAACTAATTCTTTGGGTCTGTGAGCATATCCTAGTTCTATCAGTGCACCTTCAGCGATATTGGGAGAAGAACCACCTATATCAAGTATCTTCTCAAAAACTGGAAGGGATTTTATCCACGCTTGACGAGCTTTATGGACCATTTGAGAAAATGGAATAGCATTGACCATTTTATATTCTGGCGAGCCTTGGAGGGTGTCGATTAGGCAAGGTATGGAAAAGTTGTCTGTTTCGATTTGTTTGGCCCATGATGCTTCGCCTATAGGATCGATAGATCGCCTTAGCAAGA is from Candidatus Competibacteraceae bacterium and encodes:
- a CDS encoding methyltransferase domain-containing protein, with protein sequence MASDRSIEISKFIGGLKLDDLRPLDVVKLAYLLLLRRSIDPIGEASWAKQIETDNFSIPCLIDTLQGSPEYKMVNAIPFSQMVHKARQAWIKSLPVFEKILDIGGSSPNIAEGALIELGYAHRPKELVIFDLPPSEQYWGKPKFPQDRDYSFSWGALHYFHGKAEEIDQCQQLATKTFDLVFMGQVIEHIMPNFLNRVLRWIHSHLTPNGSFIFDTPNRLITSIQSPDSFIDQDHKLEYTPQQMEHILLEAGFSINNRRGLIPMPNTYFTKSFNPLESYEQPLLSDDLDQCYIFSFSCGQQ